The Meiothermus sp. CFH 77666 DNA window AAAGTGGTTCTGTACCAGGGCCGCCGTGGCCGGGAACAGGGCATCGGGGGTATTGGTGGCCACAATCACCAGGTCTACCCCCTCGAGCGCACCCCGCCCGTGGCGGCGAATCAGATCTTCGACCGCCCGAAACGCCAGGTTGGAGGTGAACTCCCCCTCGGCAGCCAGCCGCCGTTCACGGATACCGGTACGGCTGACAATCCACTCATCGGAGGTATCCAGAATCTTTTCAAAGTCATGGTTGGTCATGACCCGCTCGGGGGCATAAGTGCCAAGGGCAAGGATACCGACGTTCAACGTTACCTCCTAACACTGCCCATAAGCTACTGGGCACTCCAACAAAGATAACACCCCCGCCCACTTTCGCGCCGGGATGAAACTTGCACCAAGTCCAGATGATGGGCGGGGTAGGCGCTTGTGAAGCATTGTCGGGCATTCAGCCCGGAAGGCGTAGGGCGCTCTTCACGTATTTCGAGCCATCCGACCTCCAAAAATTTTGTCCTGGACAGAACATAGGTCTGGGCCCAGAGATATTCTCGTTTTCGTGGGCAGCCACGTCTGTGAAGAGCGCCGTAAAAAAACCCAGACGGCTAGATCCATCTGGGTTGTCAGAGGTTTTTGCGTGCTATGCGCGGATTTCCAGAACCTTTTTACCGCCGTAGTAGCCACAGCTATCGCAAACGGTATGAGGGGTAACCAGGGCTCCGCAGTTGGCGCACTTGATGAGGGTGGGGGCCGTCAGGGTGGATACCACAGCCCGGCGGATGTCCCGGCGGGACTTGGATACTTTTTTCTTGGGTACTGGGTGCTTGGCCATCTCGGGTCACTTCCTTTGAGGAAACAACCATGTACTTAGGTTGCTTCCGGCAAACCGTTCTCCAATCTACAAGCTGCAGCCCAAAAGGTCAACCCAAGAGCTCCACCCGGTCGCCCTGCTTGAGGCCGAGGTTTTCCTGGGCATTGCCCAGGTGTACGGCCACCTCCAAGAGCCCGGCGCTCCCCACATAGGCCAGGGCGCTCCCCACCGGCACCTCGGCATAATGGGAGGCTGTCGGGATGCGATGATAGCGGATGCGTACGGTCTTACCCCGGATCTGGGCTGGGGTAGCCAGCAGGGTGGTGATGGCGTTGCCAAAGCGGTCAAAAGTCAGTATCTCGCCGTGGGTTCCAAAGTTCAGGTGGATGGGCAAACGCACCAGCTCGTGCACGGGCAGTTCAGGGCCAAAACGAGGGGGTTCGACCCCTGCCGAAAGGTGGGCCGCTACCGGCCCAAACACATCCCGCCCGTGGAAGGTGGCCGATTTGCGGGGCAGGTGGTAGCTCTGGTTCTCGAGCAAATAGGCTTTCCGCGGGGGGTCTTGCAAGTAAGCCAGGGTGAGCAGCCCGTTGTCCGGCGCCACATAGCAAAGCCGCTCCCCTACTACCAAAACTGCTCTACGGCTCGAGCCTACGCCAGGATCCACCACCGCCAGCACCACAGACTGCCGGGGCAGATAGGGCACCGACTCGTACAAAATGTAACTGGCCCGGTTCAGATCGCCGGGGGGCAGGTTATGGGCCAGGTCATGAACAACCACCCCTGGAGCCGTTTGCCGTATCACCGCCTTGACCACCGCAGCATAGGGGTCGGCCAGGCCAAAATCGGAGAGAAAGAAAATTTCCCGCATCTACCCGCAGTCTATCCAAAAAAATGTCGCAGGTCGCAGGTCGCATGTCAATTAAGTGCACAGTCGTATAAATACCCGTACAAAGTGTCCATTGCGGCACGAACTATGCAGTACGCTCTTGCAAAAGCCGTAGCAGAACCTCCCCCACACGGTAGGGGAGGTTAGGTGGGGTTGCTGAGCAGCGACTTTGCGCACTCGGGCGGTTGAGGGCCTCACCCAATACCCTCCCCCACCCTCCCTACGTGGTAGGGAGGGGGCTCTATGTCAATCCCTCCCGGAAATCCGGAGGTGTACGGACATCTCTACGACGATGTATTAAGCATCTCCACGATAGATGGGTAGGGAAAGGGTGATTCACGAGGCTGCGCCGCTGCAAACCCTAGAATTCGCACTTCCGTTGAGCAGCATGATATTTCTATCGCGGGCGCACTTAGCTATCGGCCATTGACCATCGGCCATCGGCCATGGACTATCGGGTATGGATCGCTCTGATCAATCTCACAATACAGTCCAGAATGCCTTCGGCCTTCCGCTTTCAGCCTTGGGCCTCACCTTAGCTACCCAACAACGTGCGCGTCAGGGGCAGGTTGGCAATCAAAGCCAGAATCAATCCAGCCAATACCCAGGCGGTGGCGCCGGCCAGGGCCCCCCTGGTGCGCATATAAAGCCAGCCCAGGAAAAGGCTGGCCATCAGGAAGAAGACCGTAGGGCCGGGTATGGCCAGGGCAAACAGCACCGGGATCATGAAGTTACTCAGCTCTTTGTAGCGTTCCTTGAAAACCGGATACCCCACCCCACGGATGATCAGCTCTAGCAAAGCCAGGCCGAAAAAGATGGGGTACATGGTGCCCAGTCCGCTCAGTCCCAGGGGTTTGGCAATATAAGCATACAGGGCCAGCAAAGCCAGCAAGACCAACCCCGCCCAGGTGCCCTCAACCCAGCTCGAGCGCGGCCCCAGGGCGTTTTGCATACCTTCCCGGCTGACATTCTGATAAGCAATCAGGAGCGCAAAAGCCCCCAGCAAGAAATAAAACACCGGACGCACCACCTGGCCCTGAAAAGGGGTGAACAGGGCCAGCAGGTTCTGGTACAGAAGCTGCCCAATGCCTACCGCAGCCAGCCCTGCCAGCACAAGCGCCAGAATCAACCACAGGTGGATGGAGCCAGGGCCAAAGCGCCGCTCATTGCCCATTTCTACTGTGCGCATGGGCTCGATGCGGCTCTCTCCGTAGAGCACCAGCCCCAGATAGAGCAAAAATACCACCAACCAGGGCCAGACCTTGCCCAACAGACTGCTGGGCAGGCTCATCCTCGAGGACAACTGCCGCAAGACCAGCGAGCCCTTGTCGAACTCGCCCAGCCCGTAGTAAACCATCGCCAAGAGGCCCAGGGTTCGGGTGTAGTCACCCTCCAGGGGCCCTAGGCGGGGCAGTACTTCCTCGAGGGCCTCTGCCGCCGCACGGGTGTCGCCCGATAGCCACATCAGACGGGCCCGGGCAAGCTGCTCCCTGGGGCTGCTGCCCAGCAGATCCAGGGCTTCCTGGGGCCGGCCCAGCCGCTCCGCCAGGCGGGCAGCGCCCAGTCGGGCTTCCTCCGAAGCCGTCACCCGGCGGAAGGTGGCATAGGCCTCCTCGTACCGACCCAGGGCTTCGTTGATCTGGGCCCGCAACAGCACTGCCTCGGTGTTCAACCCCCGCGGCAATCGGGCCAGCGCATCGGCAGGACGGCCCTGCAAGAGTTGAAAGCGCGCATCCAGCAGGGCCACCTCGGGGTCTTGCGGGCTGAGCTGAATCATTTGCTGGAGGAATGGCTGGGCCGCACCGGGATTATTTTCTTCCAGATATATTCGCCCCAGCAGTTTGATACTGGGCAGGTGGTTAGGGTCGGCTACCAGCGCGAGCTGGCAGGTGGCTCGAGCGCTGTCCAGCACACCGCGGTCATACAGGGCTTTGCACTGAGTGTAATAGCCTTCCGCCCCCAGTTGGGCCAGGGCCGTGAACGCAAATAAGGCGATTCCCACGGCAAAAGGAACCGCTCGTAACGCTATCATGGGGGTAGTGTAACATGCCAGCCCAAACTTCTTGCCCACAGATGCACATCCGGTAGAATCCATGCCGTATAGGGGTCGGCTACGAGCCGCAATAGAACTTCGGGAGGAATAAGTATGAAGGGTTTGGTGCTATGGCTGGTGCTGTTGCTGCCCTTGGGTTTGTCCCAGAACGTGGCAGCGGTTGAAAAACTGGTTGATGAAGGCAAGTTTCAAGAAGCCTATGAAGCGGGCTTGCGCCTGGGCAGCGCCGAGGGTTTGATCCTGGCCGCCAAAGCGGCCAGCTACTATGCCGGCTACCAGGCTAAGGACAGCGAAAAAGCCGACTGGTATGGCCGGGCCGAAGCCGCCGCCCGCCGCGCCATTCAGGCTGACAATGACAACGCCGAAGCCTATTTTGAACTGGCTCGCGCCCAGGGCCGTCTCTCGCAATACCGGGGCATTCTGGAAAGCCTAGGGCTGGCCAGTGGCATTAAGGAGAACCTGGATCGAACCCTCCGCCTGAACCCCCGCCATGCCGGGGCCCGGGTCGCGCTGGCCCTGTGGCATCATTCGCTCATTTCCAAAAACGTGGGCTGGCTCTATGGGGCCAACGGCAATGCGATAATGCCGCTCTTCAACGAGGCGATTCAGCTCGAGCCCCAGGCCATCATCCACAAGGTCGAGCTGGCCGGGGTACTGGCTGCCCAGGGCAAAAAGGAAGACGCCCGAAAGCAGTACGAGGCCGCGCTGGCGATAGCCCCCAAAACCGCCGCTGACCGCTTTGACCAGGAGCGGGCCCGCCGGGAAATGGCCGCTCTTCGCTAAAGCTGATAAATACCCCCCAATCGGCACGGCGGTTTGATACAATTCACTGGGTTTAACCCCTCTGGTCTGGTAACTGAGGATGCCTCTGATGAATCTAACATCTGCCTATAACTTCTTGTTGTCATTCCGAGGCGCACGCAGTGCAACGAGGAATCTGGTACTGCATGGGTACACTGAACACAGTGAATCGCACCGCGTCAGATTCCTCACCTCGCTTCGCTGCGTTCGGAATGACTAGGAAATAGTTACCAGAGCACTAGTTTTATAGATATTAGATTTTCAAAAGGAGCTTTCATGAACGACCCTTTTGGCCGTATCCCTGGCTGGAGCCCCCATCAGCGCGTAGGCCTGTTTGTAGATACCCAAAACCTCTACCACTCCGCCCGCGACTACTACGGGCAGAACGTCAATTTTGAGAGCCTGATGCGCTTTGCCATTGGCAACCGCCAGCTGGTGCGGGCTACCGCGTACGTGGTGGAGCGCGAACACGACACCTCGGCCTGGCCCTTCATCTACAAGCTCTCCACCATCGGCTTCCGGGTGCGCCGGATGAACCTGACCCTCAAGGAGACCACCGACGAGGGCAAGCCCATCTACGAGGGCAACTGGGATATGGGCATTGCCGCCGACATGGTGCGCCTAATGCACACCCTGGATGTGGTGGTGTTGGGCAGCGGCGACGGCGATTTTGTGGACATTGTGGAGGTGCTGATGGAGCGGGGCCTGCGGGTCGAGGTTATTGCCTTCAAGGAGACCACCTCGCAAAAGCTGATTGACGCCGTAGACCGCTTCATCCACCTGCCCGAAATCGAGAACGCCTTTGTGCCCAGCAAGGAGCGGGAACGAACCCTGATCCCCAGAACTGAGTGAAATCGGCAATCGTCGCTCTATCGCCAGTCAGCCGTGCATGTAAGCCCTAGTAGCAAAGCCATCGAGACTGCTCGGGTGGTCAAGAGAATGTGTGAACTTCCGCTCGGTTGCCTCGGAGGCCTGCGACCTGCTGACAGTGACGTTGTATGAACCTCGAGGACTTCGACTACCCCCTACCCCCC harbors:
- the rpmF gene encoding 50S ribosomal protein L32; this encodes MAKHPVPKKKVSKSRRDIRRAVVSTLTAPTLIKCANCGALVTPHTVCDSCGYYGGKKVLEIRA
- a CDS encoding SAM-dependent chlorinase/fluorinase; amino-acid sequence: MREIFFLSDFGLADPYAAVVKAVIRQTAPGVVVHDLAHNLPPGDLNRASYILYESVPYLPRQSVVLAVVDPGVGSSRRAVLVVGERLCYVAPDNGLLTLAYLQDPPRKAYLLENQSYHLPRKSATFHGRDVFGPVAAHLSAGVEPPRFGPELPVHELVRLPIHLNFGTHGEILTFDRFGNAITTLLATPAQIRGKTVRIRYHRIPTASHYAEVPVGSALAYVGSAGLLEVAVHLGNAQENLGLKQGDRVELLG
- a CDS encoding tetratricopeptide repeat protein — protein: MIALRAVPFAVGIALFAFTALAQLGAEGYYTQCKALYDRGVLDSARATCQLALVADPNHLPSIKLLGRIYLEENNPGAAQPFLQQMIQLSPQDPEVALLDARFQLLQGRPADALARLPRGLNTEAVLLRAQINEALGRYEEAYATFRRVTASEEARLGAARLAERLGRPQEALDLLGSSPREQLARARLMWLSGDTRAAAEALEEVLPRLGPLEGDYTRTLGLLAMVYYGLGEFDKGSLVLRQLSSRMSLPSSLLGKVWPWLVVFLLYLGLVLYGESRIEPMRTVEMGNERRFGPGSIHLWLILALVLAGLAAVGIGQLLYQNLLALFTPFQGQVVRPVFYFLLGAFALLIAYQNVSREGMQNALGPRSSWVEGTWAGLVLLALLALYAYIAKPLGLSGLGTMYPIFFGLALLELIIRGVGYPVFKERYKELSNFMIPVLFALAIPGPTVFFLMASLFLGWLYMRTRGALAGATAWVLAGLILALIANLPLTRTLLGS
- a CDS encoding NYN domain-containing protein, with the translated sequence MNDPFGRIPGWSPHQRVGLFVDTQNLYHSARDYYGQNVNFESLMRFAIGNRQLVRATAYVVEREHDTSAWPFIYKLSTIGFRVRRMNLTLKETTDEGKPIYEGNWDMGIAADMVRLMHTLDVVVLGSGDGDFVDIVEVLMERGLRVEVIAFKETTSQKLIDAVDRFIHLPEIENAFVPSKERERTLIPRTE